GTCTCCCGATCACGGTATCCTTCTCGGGAGGGAAGGATTCCCTGGCGGCCTACGGCCTCGCCTCACAGGCGGTGAAGGACCTCGACCTGATGTACATCGACACCGGTCTGGAGTTCCCGGAGACGGTGAACTATGTGAAGGCATTTGCAATGGAGCACGGCAACAGGCTCCACATAGCCGAGGGCAAAGACGGTTTCTGGGAGAACGTCGACACATTCGGTCCTCCGGCCAAGGACTTCAGATGGTGCTGCAAGGTCTGCAAGCTCGGACCCACCACCGATATGATATCTGAGGATTTCCCCAAGGGGACGATCACCGTGGAGGGCAACCGCTGGCTGGAATCATACGCACGTTCCACCATCGGTTTCGTTACGAAGAACCCGTTCGTCCCCAATCAGGTCAACCTCAATCCGATCAGGGCTTGGTGCGCAGCTGAGGTATGGGCCTACATCCTCACATTCGGACTGGAGTACAACCCATTGTATGATAGGGACTTCGAGAGGATTGGCTGCTACCTCTGCCCCTCGTGCCTTTCCAGCGAGTGGAGGAACACAGGAAGGATCCATCCAGACCTGTATGCCGAATGGGAGGATTACCTCCATAAGTACGCTGAGGAAAGAGGGCTTCCCAAGGAATACGCCGACATGGGATTCTGGAGATGGAAGGTGCTTCCGCCCAAGATGATACAACTGTCTGATGAGATGCGGATCTCCTTGAAACCGTCCAAGGCTTCAGGCCCCAGCATGAGGATGCTGAAGGGAGCATCGCCCTGCGCTGCAGGAGGGTATTCCATGGAGGCCATCGTCAACGTCCCCCGCAGCAGGGACTTCTCCTATGTGGAGGATGCGCTCAGGACCGTCGGGGAGGTGAAGTACTCCTCGGAGTTCGAGATAGCACTGCTGAAGATGCCAAACGGAAGGGCCAAGCTGTTCGGCGGAGGACAGGTCTCGGTGACCGCTCCGGATGCCAAGAACTCCAAGATCGTTTTCGAGAGGGCGGTCAAGGCTCTCATAAGGGCGGAGCTGTGCACTGAGTGCGGCATATGCGCGAAGGGCTGTCACCGCCATGCCATAACCATCAAGGGCGGAATGAGGGTTGATCCCGGCAGATGCACGTCATGCGGCAAGTGCGAGAGGTCCTGTATGGTCATCCATTACTACGATAAACTGATGGAATCCGCCGGAGAAGGAGAGAAGGCCTGTCCCTCTGCTAAACAGTGAACTTACGTGTTTCGGGCTAGGCTTTTTTGTCGTTTTTGGGCTTAGCACTTCTGTAGGGACGTTAGTCAGTATGACTTCTACACAAGTCTTTGAAACTTGTTTATAGAATCTAAGCCCGGATTTTTCAGATAACGATTTTAATACCCGCACACCTACTCCCGAACATGGATTGGACATTCGGCATAGCCCTCCTGATCGGATTCGCTCCGGTCTTCATACTGATGGATACTATCCTGAAGAACTACACCTATCCCCGCGTGGAGACCCCGTTCTTCAAGGACACCACTTTCTTCGGTCTTTTCACCGTGGGTATCGTAGAGGGAGCCGTAATGGCCGTGGTCATAAGCCTCCTAGGTTTGCTGGAGAGCTCCTTCTCCATCATGTACATGGTCATGATGGCGTTCGTGGAGCTGATGGCAATCGTCGTGGTCATGAATCTCAAGAGGTTCCGCGGCAAGTCCGATTCGATATTCTACGGGTACGGCATGGGACTGGGAATGGCCGGAGGAATGGCGTCCGGTTTCGTCTACCTCATGCTCATGGCCTCATCGGAAGGACTCGATCCGACCATGGTCATCATGGCAGTGATTCTGTCCTGCGGCATATCCCTCATATTCTCCTCAGGAGGAACGAACATCGGAGAAGGCATCGCCAGGCACATGCCGATGCAGTACCTGATGCAGGGGGCCATCCCGCTGGTAGCGTTCAACATGATCTTCGCGATACTCCCCACCACTGGTGGCATCGTCTATATCGGTGCGCTCCTGCTGATGCTCCTGATCGGTGCGTACTTCTTCCACAAGAATCTGTTCGTGAACCTTCCGAACGTGGTTAGGGATGTGCTGAAGTACAACAATGAGAAGAGGGACGACATCCCGAAGTCAAGATGATCTGTACTGGCCGGGTCTGACCTCAGCTATGTAGCAGCGGTCCATCATGGCCGCGACGTACCTCTCGGCATTCTTCTCGCCCACGATCTCCTGTACATCCTCAAGCGTGAACGTTCCCTTGGATTTCGTCAGGCCTTTGGCCAAAATCACCATCTTCTCGTCCAGGTCCGAGGCGTGCTCGTACTTGTATATCATCGTGGAGTAGGGGTCGGCCTTCTCGATCCTCTTCTTCTTGGCCTTGTCGTCAGGCCTTTCGAACCCGGCAGCCTGGCCCAGTGCCTCGCGTGCCCTTTCCTGATCCCGGCATTCATAGATGAAGATCATGTCCTTCGTCTTGGTCGTGGTGCCGCAGTAGGGACATGAGGAGCTCTTGCTGTCCTTGTCGACTATACGGGCCCTTCCGCAGAGGCTGCAGATGAAGATCCCGTACACTGAATCACCTGTACTCGGCGAACACCAGTGCAGCCACGCAGCAGCCGTAGTTGTCCATGGGGATCTTCAGCTCCTCCATGGCGAAGTGGATCTCGTCGAACTCGACGTTGCGTATCTTCGACATCTCGTCCATCTTGCAGGTGAGGATCTCCCTTAGGGATTCGGCGGAGCCGTGGATGTGCCCTTCCGCCACATAACCGCCCCTTCCGTCCTTGCGGTAGGCGTAGGCGATCCCGGCGGCGATGGTCTCCCCTTCCGTTCCCCTCATCTGGGCCAGGACGCAGTGCGTTACGGCACCCATAGGCATTACGCAGGGGTCGATGAGTTCCGCGCCTATCGGGATGACGGATGACACGGAGACCAGGTTCTGTTCCCCTATGCCAGCCTGTATCAGCGCCTTATCGAAGGCATTCAGGTCGGACGTCTCGCTCACAGCCGAGCTGTGAGTGATGAAGAATTTGCTGGGAACTAGCTCCATGGGACTCTCGAAGTCTTACTCATATTAGGTTGTTTGTCAACCTATATATTGGGATGTGTCCTCGATGTTCTTCTGGGCCATATCGATCTGGTTGCGGATGATCTCCGCTTCCTTGAGTAGCTCGTTGGGCGTGGTCTTGAAGCCGGGAACGAGCTTGGAGATAGGCTCGATGAACGCGGTCGATGATGCCGGGTCAGGCACCCCGGATGTAGCTGGGGACATGATCGTGATGACATCCATGCCCTTGCTGGGCGCCAGGTACATGATGATGCCGGTCATACCTCTGATCATCCCCTCGCTCATGCTCTCCAATCCGCACTTCTTGAGGAGCTTCTTGCCGTTCACGCCTCCTGCGACGGCCATGACCTTGGAGTCTTCGAATCTGGGGGTCCCCTCCATGCAGATGACGGTCTTGCATCCCCTGTACTTCATGTAGTTCAGGATCTGCGTCGAGGTGAAGTAGCAATCCTCCGGTTTGGGGGCGTACTCGGTCATGCACAGGAGCACATCCTGGCCGTTCTTCCTCTTGTTCTTGTAGCCGTAGAATCTGATGGGCGGCATCACGCGGTCCTCGGAGACAAGGCAGTAAGGAGGCATGCAGGCAGAGGCCATGCCTGCCACGGGCGTCATGTCCAGGCTCTTCACGTACATGTTGGCCATGATCGAGCTGGTGAGGCCCACGGTAGGGAATCCTATGATGCCCACAGGGTCGTTCAGATCCATGTCCTCGTACTGGATTATCTCCATGTTCATGAGAGGCATAATACCGAATAACTTTTTAAGAAGTTCTATCATACTCGCAGTATGAGCGGTCATTCCATCACGGTTTCCAAGACCTCCGGAGGTATACCGGTCGTAGTGGAGAACATCCCCGGCAGCGAGAGCATCGCATACATGATCGGCGTCGCCACCGGATCCAGGGACGAGACCTCGGACATCTTCGGATTATCGCATCTTCTGGAGCACACGGTGTTCAGGGAGACCAAGACCATGGACTCCTACCAGATGGCCAAGGAGATCGAGGGTGCCGGAGGGGAGCTCAACGCCTTCACCGGAAGGGAGATGACCGCATTCTACGGGATCACTATCAACGAGACTGCAGATGTCGCCAGGAGGATCGTCGGGGACATCGTGGCCAACCCGCTCATCAATGAGAACGCCACCGAGCTCGAGAAGAAGATCGTGCTGCAGGAGCTCAGCATGGTCAAGAGCGAACCCGAGAGGTACATCCACGATTTGTTCAGCATGGTGCTCTGGAAGGGGCACGAGCTCTGCCAGGACGAGGGAGGCGACGAGAAGCTCGTCGCCGGCATGACCTACAAGGACCTCAGAGCCTACTACGACGAGAAGTACAGGATCCCCAACCTGTCCGTCTATGCCGTCGGCACGCCTGACATGGACGAGACCGTCGCATGGGCAGAGGAGACCCTGGATGGCATGGCTGGAGGCAAGAGGAACGTCAGGACCGCTCCGCCGACGCCCAAAGGGAAGTACGAGTTTGTGGCAAGCGATTCGGAGCATTATCAGGTGGCCATGGGATTCGAGGCCTACGGAGCATCCCATAAGGACCGCACGGCGGCATCGATGCTCTCTGCCATACTCGGTTCCGGAACCAGCTCAAGGCTCTTCCAGGATGTCAGGGAGAAGAAGGCCCTGGTCTATTCCATCTTCAACAGCATATCTCAGAACAGCGACGCAAGCTCCTTCGCCACGTACATGTCATGCACCAAAGGAAACGTGATCGAGGCAATGGAGACAACTTCCCAGGTCTTAGGCAAGTTCCTCGCCGAGGGTCTGGAGAAGGGGGAGCTGGAGAGGGCCAAGAGGCTCGTCAAAGGTTCTAACATCAGAGCGATGGAGTCGACGGACAACCGTCTCTACAGGCTCGGGGTCAACCACATGCTGAACGAGAGCACAGAGACGCTGGAGCAGCGTCTTCAGAAGATCGACGCTGTCACGGAGGACGATGTCATGAGGGTCGCGAGGGATATCCTCAAGCCGGACCAGATGAACATTGTGGTCCTGGGGAAGAACAACAGGACCTTCAAGAAGCTCGATCTCAGCTCTTTTGCTTTCTGAAATCGTCGATAAGGTACAGCACCGCATCGCACGCCTTGGGCACCGCGGCTTCGATCTCGGGAGTCATGGTCTCGGTCATGGTTTTGATGTCCTGGACCTCGATCGCGATGAACATGATCTTCTCGGGCATGATCTCCGGATCCATTTGGCGTCCGATCTTTATCGCAGTGGGGAGGTTGACATCGTGAGTGGCCGCTTCCCCGATCTTGCTGTCGAAATCCGATTCCGAATAGATTACTATGGTCCCGGGACCGTATTCGCCGGTCATGATGGCATCGACTATGATGGCCATCCTGTAACCGTGGATGACAGGCAGGATGTCCAATCCTCCGACCGCTTCCTGGTGGCAGTCCACGCTGTCCAGGTGCATATCCTCAACGGCCTGCGATACCCTCAGTCCGACGGCATCGTCGCACATGATCGGGCTGCCCAGTCCTACAACGGCGATCTCGGAGTTCCTGTCCATCTTATCGGACACCCTATGGAGCATCCCATTTATCATCTTTTCAGGGATTAGCTTTATCTTTTTTGGTAACACTCTCTGTGATATGCGCATCCAGGCGGAGAGCTCTCAGATCATCAACGGCAAGACCGTCACCACCCGTCAGCTGGAGGCCCTGCTGGCGGTCCAGGAGACCAACAGTCAGAGCGCCGCCGCAAGGAAGCTCGGGATATCCGTTCCTGTCCTCCACAAGTACATCTCGTTCATCGAGGAGGCCGCAGGCGAGCCCGTGCTGATCACCACCCCGGCAGGATCTGCATTGACCGCCGCAGGTAAGGAGATCGCAGAGACCGCCAAGGCCATGGGGTACAGATGCAACCTGGACAGGGACTTCACCGTGTGCTGTTCTCCGGTTACCGAGGATATCATGATGTCCGTCGTGTCCGCTCTGAAGATCCCGGACGTCCACATGATCGTCTCCGACGACGAGTACAACATCCGTATGATGAGGGAGAACCGTGCCGACCTGGCGATCATCGACGATCCTCTGTTCCTATTCGACGCCGACGAGTACCTCATGGACGAGATAGGGTACATGGGGATGGTGTACGTGGACAACGGCCCATCATTCATCCGCTACAAGTACGGGGCGCAGAGGGTGGCGTTCATGTACCTCGATTCCATCAAGAAGAAGTACACGGTGGACTCGGAGACATTCTCCTTATCCGAGCTCTTGGGGTCTAACAAGAGCTTCTTCATCGACGAGTTCATGCTCACCCGCAGGAACCTTAGGCTCAAGAGCGCCGTGGATCCGAAGATGATCCGCCACGCCATCACCGCCATCTACAGGGACGAGGATCCGAGGGTTTTGAGGATAGTAAAGGCCGCTAAGGCCAGAAATCTGTGAAAAGGCCATTATCCTTTTTGATAATAGCTCCTCCGTTTCATCATCCTTTATTATATATCAGAGGGAGCATGATAGACCGATTAACATGGTTACACCCAAAGCAGAGATTTCGAAAGAAATCGCGGACGCAGCCAAGATGTGCTTCCAGTGCGGTACCTGTACAGCAGGATGCCCCTCCGGAAGGAGGACCTCCTACAGGGTCAGGAAGATCGTCAGGATGGCACAGCTCGGCCTCAAGGACGAGATCATCACCTCTGAGGAACTCTGGGATTGCAGCACCTGCTACACATGCGTAGAGAGATGCCCCCGTCAGGTCCCCATCGTCGACCTGATCATCGACCTCAGGAACCTCGCAGTTGCAGAGGGTCACATGAGGGAGCAGCACAAGGGAACCGCTGCCAACCTGCTGAAGTACGGACACACCGTCTCAGTCCAGGATGTATACACGAAGCTCAGGGTCGAGATCGGACT
The nucleotide sequence above comes from Methanomassiliicoccales archaeon LGM-RCC1. Encoded proteins:
- a CDS encoding phosphoadenosine phosphosulfate reductase family protein, giving the protein MVQKNIAHGKEVRRWCDGCGTLILGESCSSCGSQGREFEINSPGDIRPCMGDSIPMVLSLFKDAFGTSTPLEGKAIFFNKVPGEDRTDEIVANGSVLGILRFDMRSDRIVLEIRQPGADMFNPVATKNIVVIGGMSGHLKGKSVPGENVIDVIGDFKAGETLILRKGQKVGPGIALADSMELKNAEKAVKIRDLNAPTELPSPVDADLRTFVEANKDHIRRIGRHAVKEIKRFLDEKNQKGLPITVSFSGGKDSLAAYGLASQAVKDLDLMYIDTGLEFPETVNYVKAFAMEHGNRLHIAEGKDGFWENVDTFGPPAKDFRWCCKVCKLGPTTDMISEDFPKGTITVEGNRWLESYARSTIGFVTKNPFVPNQVNLNPIRAWCAAEVWAYILTFGLEYNPLYDRDFERIGCYLCPSCLSSEWRNTGRIHPDLYAEWEDYLHKYAEERGLPKEYADMGFWRWKVLPPKMIQLSDEMRISLKPSKASGPSMRMLKGASPCAAGGYSMEAIVNVPRSRDFSYVEDALRTVGEVKYSSEFEIALLKMPNGRAKLFGGGQVSVTAPDAKNSKIVFERAVKALIRAELCTECGICAKGCHRHAITIKGGMRVDPGRCTSCGKCERSCMVIHYYDKLMESAGEGEKACPSAKQ
- a CDS encoding pyruvoyl-dependent arginine decarboxylase → MELVPSKFFITHSSAVSETSDLNAFDKALIQAGIGEQNLVSVSSVIPIGAELIDPCVMPMGAVTHCVLAQMRGTEGETIAAGIAYAYRKDGRGGYVAEGHIHGSAESLREILTCKMDEMSKIRNVEFDEIHFAMEELKIPMDNYGCCVAALVFAEYR
- a CDS encoding PAC2 family protein; translation: MNMEIIQYEDMDLNDPVGIIGFPTVGLTSSIMANMYVKSLDMTPVAGMASACMPPYCLVSEDRVMPPIRFYGYKNKRKNGQDVLLCMTEYAPKPEDCYFTSTQILNYMKYRGCKTVICMEGTPRFEDSKVMAVAGGVNGKKLLKKCGLESMSEGMIRGMTGIIMYLAPSKGMDVITIMSPATSGVPDPASSTAFIEPISKLVPGFKTTPNELLKEAEIIRNQIDMAQKNIEDTSQYIG
- a CDS encoding pitrilysin family protein; the encoded protein is MSGHSITVSKTSGGIPVVVENIPGSESIAYMIGVATGSRDETSDIFGLSHLLEHTVFRETKTMDSYQMAKEIEGAGGELNAFTGREMTAFYGITINETADVARRIVGDIVANPLINENATELEKKIVLQELSMVKSEPERYIHDLFSMVLWKGHELCQDEGGDEKLVAGMTYKDLRAYYDEKYRIPNLSVYAVGTPDMDETVAWAEETLDGMAGGKRNVRTAPPTPKGKYEFVASDSEHYQVAMGFEAYGASHKDRTAASMLSAILGSGTSSRLFQDVREKKALVYSIFNSISQNSDASSFATYMSCTKGNVIEAMETTSQVLGKFLAEGLEKGELERAKRLVKGSNIRAMESTDNRLYRLGVNHMLNESTETLEQRLQKIDAVTEDDVMRVARDILKPDQMNIVVLGKNNRTFKKLDLSSFAF
- a CDS encoding hydrogenase maturation protease, encoding MINGMLHRVSDKMDRNSEIAVVGLGSPIMCDDAVGLRVSQAVEDMHLDSVDCHQEAVGGLDILPVIHGYRMAIIVDAIMTGEYGPGTIVIYSESDFDSKIGEAATHDVNLPTAIKIGRQMDPEIMPEKIMFIAIEVQDIKTMTETMTPEIEAAVPKACDAVLYLIDDFRKQKS
- a CDS encoding LysR family transcriptional regulator, producing the protein MRIQAESSQIINGKTVTTRQLEALLAVQETNSQSAAARKLGISVPVLHKYISFIEEAAGEPVLITTPAGSALTAAGKEIAETAKAMGYRCNLDRDFTVCCSPVTEDIMMSVVSALKIPDVHMIVSDDEYNIRMMRENRADLAIIDDPLFLFDADEYLMDEIGYMGMVYVDNGPSFIRYKYGAQRVAFMYLDSIKKKYTVDSETFSLSELLGSNKSFFIDEFMLTRRNLRLKSAVDPKMIRHAITAIYRDEDPRVLRIVKAAKARNL
- the hdrC gene encoding CoB--CoM heterodisulfide reductase subunit C, coding for MVTPKAEISKEIADAAKMCFQCGTCTAGCPSGRRTSYRVRKIVRMAQLGLKDEIITSEELWDCSTCYTCVERCPRQVPIVDLIIDLRNLAVAEGHMREQHKGTAANLLKYGHTVSVQDVYTKLRVEIGLPDTPPTVLANEKAKADLDKILIATGFDRIVQE